Genomic segment of Xanthobacter dioxanivorans:
GACTTACCTCGCTTTCGCGACAAGTGGCGGTTCGGCGGCCTCGTTCGCAGCGACGGCGGGATCGGGGCCCTGCTCGAAATAATCGGGATGGGCGGCGACGAGGGCCTCCACGCTGGGGATGACCCGGCCGAGATGGGCCGCCATGTTCTTCTCCGCCGCATCCGCATCCCCGGCCGCGATGGCGTCCGCCACCAGCGCGTGCTCGGCGATGACCGAGGAGCGGCGCTGGGGCGAGGGCAGGGTGAGCAGGCGGCAGCGGTCCACGTGGGTCTTCTCCTGCCGGATCACCCGCCAGATGTTGGGGTGCCCGGCCAGCTCGGCGATGGCCTGGTGGAAGTCCTCGTCGGCCGCATGGAAATCGGTGAGTGCCCGCGCCCGGTGCGCCTCCCGCTGCTGGCGCAGATGG
This window contains:
- a CDS encoding GntR family transcriptional regulator; translated protein: MADLRRKLATRGENVRAVPASARIHAALRDEIVAMTLPPGGALQEKQIALAYGVSRTPVREAILKLADERLVDIFPQYGTFVSRISVPEVRDAMVIRNALERTTVREAAARVAAAPSADRRALVAPLHTHLRQQREAHRARALTDFHAADEDFHQAIAELAGHPNIWRVIRQEKTHVDRCRLLTLPSPQRRSSVIAEHALVADAIAAGDADAAEKNMAAHLGRVIPSVEALVAAHPDYFEQGPDPAVAANEAAEPPLVAKAR